A stretch of Myceligenerans xiligouense DNA encodes these proteins:
- a CDS encoding arylamine N-acetyltransferase family protein: MTIELPPNPADTSRMATGAWRADRLDLAGYLDRLGITAQPPSRAALAEIHERHVRTFTFDNIDVLLGQHPGVDLDVVQEKFVGRGRGGYCFEHSTLLSAALEQLGYQVARRLARVGDPAAGPVTGRTHLVVEVTLDGERLLCDPGFGMSIMRPVPLVDEHEEEQAGERFRVARVREGDVAAWQLRRLRDAGWEVQHTTDELPARPVDLVEAHHFTSTSPVSHFTTGLIVARRLQGQHVTLTSDSVTIRSAGVPTEHRHVSLDELHEWLDVLDPHLSTEETERLLDWADTRRATEQPAARRTWTSPGP, encoded by the coding sequence ATGACGATCGAACTTCCTCCGAACCCGGCGGACACGTCCCGGATGGCCACCGGCGCCTGGCGCGCCGACCGTCTCGACCTCGCCGGATACCTTGACCGGCTCGGCATCACGGCGCAGCCGCCCAGCAGGGCGGCGCTCGCAGAGATCCACGAGCGGCATGTGCGGACGTTCACGTTCGACAACATCGATGTCCTCCTTGGACAGCATCCGGGCGTCGACCTCGACGTCGTGCAGGAGAAGTTCGTCGGGCGCGGCAGAGGTGGTTACTGCTTCGAGCACTCCACGCTCCTGTCGGCGGCACTGGAGCAGCTCGGGTACCAGGTGGCCCGGAGGCTCGCCCGCGTCGGAGACCCGGCCGCAGGACCCGTGACCGGGCGCACCCATCTCGTCGTCGAGGTGACACTGGACGGTGAGCGGCTGCTCTGCGACCCGGGGTTCGGGATGAGCATCATGCGGCCCGTCCCGCTGGTCGACGAGCACGAGGAGGAACAGGCCGGTGAGCGGTTCCGGGTCGCACGCGTCCGTGAGGGCGACGTCGCCGCCTGGCAGTTGCGGCGACTGCGCGACGCCGGCTGGGAGGTGCAGCACACCACCGACGAACTCCCGGCACGCCCGGTCGACCTCGTGGAGGCGCACCATTTCACGAGCACGTCCCCCGTCTCGCACTTCACCACCGGGCTGATCGTGGCCCGGCGCCTGCAAGGTCAGCACGTCACGCTCACCTCCGACAGCGTGACGATCCGGAGCGCGGGCGTACCGACGGAGCACCGCCACGTCAGCCTCGACGAGCTCCACGAGTGGCTCGACGTCCTCGACCCGCACCTGTCCACGGAGGAAACGGAACGCCTGCTGGACTGGGCCGACACGAGGCGGGCCACGGAGCAGCCCGCGGCGCGGCGGACCTGGACCTCACCGGGTCCGTGA
- a CDS encoding type II 3-dehydroquinate dehydratase, producing the protein MTRVLVLNGPNLGRLGVREPEIYGHATLADLEKAAGKWGSELDLAVEVRQTDDEATLLTWLHEAVDTRAHVVLNPAAFTHYSYGMRDAAAQVTGSGLTLVEVHLSNPATRESFRHLSVVAGVATGSIAGFGFESYRLALEAVASRTR; encoded by the coding sequence ATGACGCGAGTGCTCGTCCTCAACGGACCCAACCTCGGCCGGCTCGGCGTGCGAGAGCCGGAGATCTACGGACATGCCACCCTGGCGGACCTCGAGAAGGCGGCGGGGAAGTGGGGGAGTGAACTGGACCTCGCCGTCGAGGTCCGCCAGACCGACGACGAGGCGACTCTCCTGACCTGGCTGCACGAGGCCGTGGACACCCGCGCCCACGTCGTCCTCAACCCGGCGGCGTTCACCCACTACAGCTACGGCATGCGCGACGCCGCGGCTCAGGTGACAGGCTCCGGCCTCACCCTGGTGGAGGTCCACCTCTCCAACCCGGCGACCCGCGAGTCGTTCCGGCACCTCTCGGTGGTGGCCGGCGTGGCCACGGGGTCGATCGCGGGCTTCGGCTTCGAGAGCTACCGCCTCGCCCTGGAGGCGGTAGCGTCACGGACCCGGTGA
- a CDS encoding HNH endonuclease signature motif containing protein, with translation MPENRRVSAGGARPVGELLAELEALATEIVATVGPEALRGDPALADSAGVTALVDASARLRRVGHRFDVLRATFLPLIDDAGLWALTGARTFATWLAAAEGVSRSTARRETRTATVLRDVLPVARKAALDGTIGPEHLRALVDVAPTSQARKDALAAPAIDAPFEDGRDGLQDKGYEGGRQAGLSDAVGDAGEGANGDGGPRVPTWEDQLLEWAGERQAEDFRGLVRYFAHRADPDADERGMKKARDKEYLNVSPTIDGFHVTGFLTPEHGDLVTTALGSVTGAPAAEDDRTPGQRRAQGLADLARTALDNGHIGTGAAVRPHLNVTVSWAELRGLAHHTDRPAGDADHTLLGALMPVQAHTGARPGGSATTPSWVAGQTRSPHSDPPAPASTPAVITGTGTCVPASLLRRITCDCEVTRIVFGPDGAVLDVGRAQRTVTGPMRRAVIARDKHCVWPGCDQPPSRCEVHHAVRHWADGGGTSVDNAALLCWHHHDRVDGQGITMRWTGNTAGARHSGWTLTDRNGREITLASTARGARSPARPPATSARAAPPRATSIHPPETSLAA, from the coding sequence ATGCCGGAGAACCGGCGAGTGTCCGCAGGTGGCGCCCGGCCCGTCGGGGAGCTTCTTGCCGAGCTGGAGGCGCTGGCCACCGAGATCGTCGCGACAGTGGGGCCAGAGGCGCTGAGGGGCGACCCTGCGCTTGCCGATTCCGCAGGTGTGACGGCGTTGGTGGATGCCTCGGCCCGCCTGCGACGGGTCGGTCACCGGTTCGACGTGCTGCGCGCGACATTCCTCCCGTTGATCGACGATGCCGGCCTGTGGGCTCTGACCGGGGCGCGCACGTTCGCGACCTGGCTCGCGGCGGCCGAAGGGGTCAGCAGGTCGACCGCCCGCCGCGAGACGCGCACGGCGACGGTGCTGCGTGATGTCCTGCCCGTGGCCCGCAAGGCGGCGCTGGACGGGACGATCGGACCGGAGCACCTGCGTGCGCTGGTCGACGTGGCACCGACCAGCCAGGCGCGCAAGGACGCGCTGGCCGCTCCCGCGATCGACGCACCGTTCGAGGACGGCCGCGACGGGTTGCAGGACAAGGGGTACGAGGGTGGCCGGCAGGCGGGCCTCTCGGATGCAGTCGGCGACGCGGGGGAGGGGGCGAACGGCGACGGTGGTCCGCGTGTGCCCACGTGGGAGGACCAGTTGCTGGAGTGGGCCGGTGAGCGCCAGGCGGAGGACTTCCGCGGTCTGGTCCGGTACTTCGCGCACCGCGCCGACCCGGATGCGGACGAGCGGGGGATGAAGAAGGCCCGGGACAAGGAGTACCTGAACGTCTCGCCCACGATCGACGGTTTTCACGTGACCGGGTTCCTGACCCCGGAGCACGGTGACCTGGTCACGACCGCGCTGGGCTCGGTGACGGGCGCTCCTGCCGCCGAGGACGACCGCACCCCGGGGCAGCGGCGGGCTCAGGGCCTGGCGGATCTCGCCAGGACCGCGCTGGACAACGGGCACATCGGCACCGGCGCGGCCGTGCGCCCGCACCTGAACGTGACAGTCTCCTGGGCCGAGCTGCGCGGCCTGGCCCACCACACCGACCGGCCGGCCGGCGACGCGGACCACACTCTCCTCGGCGCGCTGATGCCCGTCCAGGCCCACACGGGCGCGCGGCCCGGCGGCTCGGCGACCACACCGTCGTGGGTGGCCGGGCAGACCCGCTCGCCGCACTCGGATCCGCCCGCTCCGGCGTCGACCCCGGCGGTGATCACCGGTACGGGCACGTGCGTGCCAGCGAGCCTGCTGCGGCGAATCACGTGTGACTGCGAGGTCACCCGGATCGTGTTCGGACCCGACGGGGCCGTCCTGGACGTGGGGCGTGCCCAGCGCACCGTCACCGGACCCATGCGACGCGCGGTCATCGCCCGCGACAAGCACTGCGTGTGGCCCGGCTGTGACCAGCCACCGTCGCGCTGCGAGGTCCATCACGCGGTCCGCCACTGGGCCGACGGCGGCGGCACATCGGTCGACAACGCCGCCCTGCTCTGCTGGCACCACCACGACCGCGTCGACGGTCAGGGCATCACCATGCGCTGGACCGGAAACACTGCCGGCGCCCGCCACTCGGGCTGGACGCTGACCGACCGGAACGGCCGCGAGATCACCCTCGCCTCCACGGCGAGAGGTGCCAGGAGTCCGGCACGGCCACCGGCAACCTCCGCCCGCGCCGCCCCGCCACGCGCCACGAGCATCCACCCGCCCGAGACCTCGCTCGCTGCATAA
- a CDS encoding low molecular weight protein-tyrosine-phosphatase, with translation MIPVTYRVMTVCTGNICRSPMAEIVLRDRFGSAGLDVVVDSTGVSDEEHGNPIDRRARTALAARGYPTGDGHIARQATGIAVDSRDLVLAMTNQHARRLRALRPGADVRLYRSFDPAAAGLATHLLDIADPWYGGPDDFEECLDQIEAAADGVVAHVRTGLGG, from the coding sequence ATGATCCCCGTGACCTATCGAGTGATGACCGTCTGCACCGGCAACATCTGCCGCTCCCCCATGGCCGAGATCGTGCTGCGGGACAGGTTCGGGTCCGCCGGGCTCGACGTCGTCGTCGACTCGACCGGTGTGAGCGACGAGGAGCACGGCAACCCGATCGACCGCCGCGCCCGCACCGCACTCGCCGCGCGCGGCTACCCCACGGGCGACGGGCACATCGCGCGCCAGGCCACCGGGATCGCCGTCGACTCCCGGGACCTGGTCCTCGCGATGACCAACCAGCACGCGCGCCGCCTGCGCGCTCTCCGGCCCGGCGCCGACGTGCGCCTCTACCGCTCCTTCGATCCCGCGGCCGCCGGCCTCGCGACGCACCTGCTCGACATCGCCGACCCCTGGTACGGCGGCCCGGACGACTTCGAGGAGTGCCTCGACCAGATCGAGGCCGCCGCCGACGGCGTCGTCGCGCACGTGCGGACCGGTCTCGGGGGCTGA
- the soxR gene encoding redox-sensitive transcriptional activator SoxR, translated as MAAGESSTAAGSPPWDHTELTVGEVARRSGVAVSALHFYERQGLITSRRTGGNQRRYRRDVLRRVAFIRTSRRVGIPLVRIGEALAALPADRAPSRKDWARLSRAWREDLDARIEQMERLRDTLTDCIGCGCLSLKTCTLNNPHDELSGTGAGPRRLLVDGVEDDDGVGRPAGSPAP; from the coding sequence ATGGCGGCCGGAGAATCCTCGACCGCCGCCGGCTCGCCGCCGTGGGACCACACGGAACTCACCGTGGGGGAGGTCGCCCGGCGTTCCGGCGTCGCCGTCTCCGCGCTGCACTTCTACGAGCGGCAGGGTCTCATCACGAGCCGGCGCACCGGTGGCAACCAGCGGCGCTATCGCCGCGACGTGCTGCGGCGCGTGGCGTTCATCCGCACCTCGCGGCGGGTGGGGATCCCGCTCGTGCGGATCGGCGAGGCGCTGGCCGCACTGCCCGCCGACCGCGCCCCGAGCAGGAAGGACTGGGCCCGCCTGTCGCGCGCGTGGCGCGAGGACCTGGACGCGCGCATCGAGCAGATGGAGCGGCTGCGCGACACGCTCACCGACTGCATCGGGTGCGGCTGCCTCTCGCTGAAGACGTGCACGCTGAACAATCCGCACGACGAGCTCTCGGGCACCGGCGCGGGTCCGCGCAGGCTGCTGGTCGACGGCGTGGAGGACGACGACGGCGTGGGCCGTCCGGCCGGTTCGCCGGCCCCCTGA
- a CDS encoding serine/threonine-protein kinase has product MSIEASPGAPAFAGAAVPLRPEDPRHLGPYRLLGVLGSGGMGTVYLGRTPEGEKVAVKVVRVDLTGELEFRERFAREVDAARRVAGSHTAGLVYADPHARQPWMATAFVLGPSLREAIGESGPLDVATLRALGLGLAEGLTTIHGAGLVHRDLKPGNVLLTAGGPRIIDFGIARALEATALTSVSQVLGTASYMSPEQVRGHEAGTASDVFSFGCLLAYAATGRSPFGSGPAESVAYRVVHTEPELDGVPTELKLLVRDCLVKDPGARPTPQQIVERITRRTARPVTWRTTPALNTMIAARAEAVRALEAGDAEQTEEISPLTDGDPADRTLAARFGGKRPAALKAVAAGLAGLLLPVGAWTLYDRLANPPGASVAPDGWYTIEGDPLPTDPDPDRFVEIVITTATPGEQVLVGYAATVVRDQEGASRGTARPEPDGVSVPDTVQVGNEEGFLVVTPWRGKIPVDERVLAVGATGSGAEGEISCSIAVGAEQVVSVTSASTSSCVTPFEGESSLVGSARAPDAAPSASPAERAGTERAGTTAERAGTADTADTADTADVAGAEPVDPDDILEKSVPSVGSGD; this is encoded by the coding sequence GTGTCGATCGAGGCGAGCCCTGGAGCGCCCGCGTTCGCGGGCGCGGCCGTGCCGCTGCGTCCTGAGGACCCCCGGCACCTGGGGCCGTACCGGCTGCTGGGGGTCCTCGGCTCGGGCGGTATGGGGACGGTGTACCTCGGGCGGACACCGGAGGGCGAGAAGGTCGCCGTCAAGGTGGTCCGCGTGGACCTGACCGGCGAGCTGGAGTTCCGTGAGAGGTTCGCGCGGGAGGTCGACGCCGCGCGCCGGGTCGCCGGCAGCCACACCGCCGGGCTGGTCTACGCGGATCCGCACGCCCGGCAGCCGTGGATGGCCACCGCGTTCGTGCTCGGCCCGTCGCTGCGCGAGGCGATCGGCGAGTCCGGGCCGCTCGACGTCGCCACGCTCCGCGCGCTCGGTCTCGGGCTGGCCGAGGGCCTGACGACCATTCACGGGGCGGGGCTCGTGCACCGGGACCTGAAGCCGGGCAACGTGCTGCTCACCGCGGGCGGCCCGCGCATCATCGACTTCGGTATCGCCCGGGCGCTGGAGGCCACCGCGCTCACGTCCGTCAGCCAGGTGCTCGGCACGGCGTCGTACATGTCGCCCGAGCAGGTGCGCGGGCACGAGGCCGGGACGGCCTCCGACGTCTTCTCGTTCGGCTGCCTGCTCGCGTACGCCGCGACGGGCCGGTCGCCGTTCGGCAGCGGCCCCGCGGAGTCGGTCGCCTACCGCGTGGTACACACCGAGCCCGAGCTCGACGGCGTGCCGACGGAGCTGAAGCTCCTGGTCCGCGACTGCCTCGTGAAGGATCCGGGGGCCCGGCCGACCCCGCAGCAGATCGTCGAGCGCATCACCCGGCGCACGGCCCGGCCCGTCACCTGGCGGACCACGCCGGCGCTGAACACGATGATCGCCGCGCGGGCCGAGGCGGTCCGGGCGCTGGAGGCCGGTGACGCCGAGCAGACCGAGGAGATCAGCCCGCTCACCGACGGGGACCCGGCGGATCGCACCCTGGCCGCGCGGTTCGGCGGGAAACGGCCCGCCGCGCTCAAGGCGGTCGCGGCGGGCCTCGCCGGCCTGCTGCTGCCCGTGGGCGCGTGGACCCTGTACGACCGTCTCGCGAACCCGCCGGGCGCGAGCGTCGCGCCCGACGGGTGGTACACCATCGAGGGCGATCCTCTCCCGACCGACCCCGACCCGGACCGCTTCGTCGAGATCGTGATCACGACGGCCACGCCCGGGGAGCAGGTCCTCGTCGGATACGCCGCGACGGTGGTGCGGGACCAGGAGGGCGCGTCCCGGGGTACGGCCCGCCCGGAGCCCGACGGCGTGTCCGTTCCGGACACCGTGCAGGTGGGCAACGAGGAGGGCTTCCTCGTCGTGACGCCGTGGCGCGGGAAGATCCCGGTCGACGAGCGCGTGCTCGCGGTGGGTGCCACGGGGAGCGGGGCGGAGGGGGAGATCAGCTGCAGCATCGCCGTGGGCGCGGAGCAGGTCGTGAGCGTCACGTCGGCGTCGACGTCGTCGTGCGTCACGCCCTTCGAGGGCGAGTCCTCGCTGGTCGGGAGCGCCCGCGCCCCGGACGCGGCACCGAGCGCGTCGCCGGCGGAGCGGGCGGGGACGGAGCGGGCGGGGACGACGGCGGAGAGGGCGGGAACGGCTGATACGGCCGACACGGCTGACACCGCTGACGTGGCGGGGGCCGAACCGGTCGATCCGGATGACATCCTGGAAAAGAGTGTGCCAAGCGTCGGGTCGGGCGACTGA
- a CDS encoding MFS transporter, translating into MSENAAPATGLEQQADAEIPRKRVMAWALWDWGTQPLNTVLITFVFAASYLTGADFVDPAVAELGPGHPAYDRALAQLASNYGYAGFIAGIAVLLLAPVIGQRADATGRRKWWLGWTTLVLVLLQFGLFFVYADPRYFWLGAILIGLMQVVQDIAGVNYNAMLVSVSTPRTVGKVSGLGWGMGYVGGIVALGVVILANSFDFWGMPTDDGLGYRVIAVFCAVWTVIFALPLFLHVPEARPTRERAPGGFLRSYAIVARDIAGLWREARPTFWFLVASAIYRDGLTGVFTYGAIIAAQSFLFPETTVQAFGLAALFVAGAAAFAAGFLDDRFGSRLVVVVSLTGMVVAGVVVVALHSLGPAVFWIAGLFLCLFVGPAQASSRSFLARVTPAGRESEVFGLYATTGRAASFMTPLLWGIVLQVTGAAIWGTLAVLFVVLVGLAMLALVREPSHARARA; encoded by the coding sequence ATGAGCGAGAACGCCGCCCCAGCGACGGGGCTCGAGCAGCAGGCCGACGCCGAGATCCCCCGCAAGCGCGTCATGGCCTGGGCCCTGTGGGACTGGGGCACCCAGCCGCTGAACACCGTGCTGATCACCTTCGTGTTCGCCGCCTCGTACCTGACCGGCGCGGACTTCGTCGACCCCGCGGTGGCCGAGCTGGGCCCGGGCCACCCCGCGTACGACCGCGCCCTCGCCCAGCTGGCCTCCAACTACGGCTACGCCGGCTTCATCGCCGGCATCGCCGTCCTGCTGCTCGCCCCCGTGATCGGCCAGCGGGCCGACGCCACCGGCCGCCGCAAGTGGTGGCTCGGCTGGACGACGCTCGTGCTCGTCCTGCTCCAGTTCGGGCTGTTCTTCGTGTACGCCGACCCGCGCTACTTCTGGCTGGGTGCGATCCTGATCGGCCTCATGCAGGTCGTGCAGGACATCGCGGGCGTGAACTACAACGCCATGCTCGTCAGCGTCTCGACACCGCGGACCGTCGGCAAGGTGTCGGGACTCGGGTGGGGGATGGGATACGTGGGCGGCATCGTCGCGCTCGGCGTCGTCATCCTCGCGAACTCCTTCGACTTCTGGGGCATGCCCACCGACGACGGACTCGGCTACCGGGTCATCGCGGTGTTCTGCGCCGTGTGGACCGTGATCTTCGCCCTCCCGCTCTTCCTCCACGTCCCGGAGGCGCGGCCGACCCGGGAACGCGCCCCGGGCGGGTTCCTCCGGAGCTACGCGATCGTCGCCCGGGACATCGCCGGACTCTGGCGCGAAGCACGACCGACGTTCTGGTTCCTCGTCGCGTCGGCGATCTACCGGGACGGGCTGACCGGGGTCTTCACCTACGGCGCGATCATCGCCGCCCAGTCGTTCCTCTTTCCCGAGACGACGGTCCAGGCCTTCGGCCTCGCGGCGCTCTTCGTGGCCGGCGCGGCCGCGTTCGCGGCGGGATTCCTCGACGACCGCTTCGGCAGCCGCCTGGTGGTCGTCGTCTCCCTCACCGGGATGGTCGTCGCCGGCGTGGTCGTCGTCGCGCTGCACTCACTGGGACCCGCGGTGTTCTGGATCGCCGGCCTGTTCCTGTGCCTGTTCGTGGGCCCGGCGCAGGCGTCCTCACGATCGTTCCTCGCACGGGTCACGCCCGCGGGCCGGGAGTCCGAGGTCTTCGGGCTCTACGCGACCACGGGCAGGGCGGCGTCGTTCATGACACCCCTCCTCTGGGGGATCGTGCTCCAGGTCACCGGCGCGGCCATCTGGGGGACACTCGCCGTGCTGTTCGTGGTGCTCGTGGGGCTGGCCATGCTCGCCCTGGTCCGGGAACCCTCGCACGCGCGGGCGCGGGCGTGA
- a CDS encoding M15 family metallopeptidase, whose protein sequence is MTQTAFPPPAAEPPLFPEAASAKKPGKRRRGRHNTVIVSVLALLLAVTVGAAYWFLEREAAGLARQAESADTLLTQSEGRVADPATRQALAEQLTAADDVLDGTAFVDRLPGQAAEATEDLIAASDGVWASMVERARGDITTGRDQLEGAMARAEKVYAATESLDGDELTRSALRSALDSAEVTHTRTRDDRLAGAALVQLEQAAGDLGARRAELSSTTDSMISAQDAATCPAPDQLWTPESGRIPDQRLAPVPWDTRYRVRADILDSLIALNDAFRAQFGTDLTVNSAYRSLADQTGLYDPSSPIAAAPGCSTHGLGLAVDLGGGIQTFGTPEHEWMRANAPAHGWLHPGWAAPDGRVPEAWHWQHEKSPAETL, encoded by the coding sequence GTGACCCAGACGGCCTTCCCGCCCCCCGCCGCCGAGCCGCCGCTCTTCCCGGAAGCGGCTTCCGCGAAGAAGCCCGGGAAGCGCCGCCGCGGACGTCACAACACCGTCATCGTCTCCGTCCTGGCCCTCCTCCTGGCCGTCACCGTCGGCGCCGCCTACTGGTTCCTGGAGCGCGAGGCCGCCGGCCTGGCCAGGCAGGCCGAGTCCGCCGACACCCTGCTCACGCAGTCCGAGGGCCGCGTCGCCGACCCCGCCACCCGGCAGGCACTGGCGGAACAGCTCACCGCCGCCGACGACGTCCTCGACGGCACGGCGTTCGTCGACCGGCTGCCCGGCCAGGCCGCCGAGGCCACCGAGGACCTGATCGCCGCCTCCGACGGCGTCTGGGCCTCCATGGTGGAGCGCGCCCGGGGCGACATCACCACGGGCCGCGACCAGCTCGAGGGCGCGATGGCTCGCGCCGAGAAGGTCTACGCCGCCACCGAGTCCCTCGACGGCGACGAGCTGACCCGCAGCGCCCTCCGCTCCGCCCTGGACTCCGCAGAGGTCACCCACACCCGCACCCGGGACGACCGTCTCGCCGGCGCCGCACTCGTCCAGCTCGAACAGGCCGCCGGCGACCTCGGCGCACGCCGGGCGGAACTCAGCTCCACCACCGACAGCATGATCTCCGCACAGGACGCCGCCACCTGCCCCGCCCCGGACCAGCTGTGGACCCCTGAGAGCGGCCGCATCCCCGACCAGCGGCTCGCCCCCGTCCCCTGGGACACCCGGTACCGCGTGCGCGCCGACATCCTCGACTCCCTCATCGCCCTCAACGACGCCTTCCGCGCGCAGTTCGGCACCGACCTCACCGTCAACTCCGCCTACCGCAGCCTCGCCGACCAGACCGGCCTCTACGACCCGAGCTCACCCATCGCCGCCGCACCCGGCTGCTCCACCCACGGCCTCGGCCTCGCCGTCGACCTCGGCGGCGGCATCCAGACCTTCGGCACCCCCGAACACGAGTGGATGCGGGCGAACGCGCCCGCCCACGGCTGGCTCCATCCCGGCTGGGCCGCACCCGACGGCCGCGTCCCCGAAGCCTGGCACTGGCAGCACGAGAAGTCCCCCGCCGAGACCCTCTGA
- a CDS encoding endo alpha-1,4 polygalactosaminidase, whose product MSRIPRILLAVVALALPAGCAGPEGTGPGVTGTDATSSPGAAAGPTAASAVVLPPVAGRFDYQLGAAYEPAGGLDVVVRDASAEPLEGAYSVCYVNGFQTQPGEAGRWAGENEELLLRDADGELVVDPEWPDEFVLDPSTAQRRERILAVVGPVVAGCAADGFDAVEFDNLDTWTRFGDPATGLVERAGALALAGAYVELAHGVGLAVGQKNAAEAAGAGRELGFDFAVVEECGAYGECGAYRAVYGDRVLQVEYTDNLPVSFGELCADPDRAPLTILRDRGLVGPGVPGYRLERCGVR is encoded by the coding sequence ATGTCACGGATTCCCCGCATCCTGCTCGCCGTCGTGGCGTTGGCGCTCCCTGCCGGTTGCGCCGGCCCTGAGGGAACCGGCCCCGGCGTCACCGGCACCGACGCCACCAGCTCGCCCGGCGCCGCGGCGGGCCCGACGGCCGCGAGCGCCGTGGTGCTTCCTCCGGTGGCCGGGCGGTTCGACTATCAGCTCGGTGCGGCGTACGAGCCGGCGGGTGGGCTGGACGTCGTGGTGCGGGACGCGTCCGCGGAGCCGTTGGAGGGCGCGTATTCCGTCTGCTACGTGAACGGGTTCCAGACGCAGCCGGGTGAGGCGGGCCGGTGGGCCGGGGAGAACGAGGAGCTGTTGTTGCGTGACGCGGACGGGGAGCTGGTGGTGGACCCGGAGTGGCCGGACGAGTTCGTGCTCGATCCGTCGACGGCGCAGCGGCGTGAGCGGATCCTGGCGGTCGTCGGGCCGGTGGTGGCCGGGTGCGCCGCGGACGGGTTCGATGCGGTGGAGTTCGACAACCTGGATACGTGGACGCGGTTCGGTGACCCGGCCACGGGGCTGGTGGAGCGGGCGGGTGCGCTCGCGCTGGCCGGGGCGTATGTCGAGCTGGCGCATGGCGTGGGGCTCGCCGTCGGGCAGAAGAACGCGGCGGAGGCGGCGGGTGCGGGGCGGGAGCTGGGCTTCGATTTCGCGGTGGTCGAGGAGTGCGGGGCGTACGGGGAGTGCGGGGCGTATCGCGCGGTGTACGGGGACCGGGTGCTGCAGGTGGAGTACACCGACAATCTGCCGGTGTCGTTCGGTGAGTTGTGTGCCGATCCGGATCGCGCGCCGTTGACGATCCTGCGGGATCGGGGGCTGGTGGGGCCGGGTGTGCCGGGGTATCGGCTGGAGCGGTGCGGTGTGCGGTAG
- a CDS encoding alpha/beta hydrolase produces MPERSQPAPDPAAPQVTPHVPLGWESDTLLGGSFEQAKLGPATLVRLRPEVGALPPHAVVVHVHGYNDYFFQEHLARAFARAGYAFHAVDLRAAGRSLRAGQVPHYVGDLREQAADIDEAARAARELHPGLPLVVHAHSTGGLTAALWAHARRGTLPDGSYRGPDLLVLNSPFLDLPGSLFERTVGTWILRIAAPASPHRVVVEGRSEYATHLLAANGGRWEFDTRLKRPEGQPALALWMRAVRRVQMQVARGLRISVPVLVARSDSSGPDRADNPLLDAQDTVLDVDQIARRARRLGEDVTQLVVPGAVHDLSLSAEGPRTEYLGKLFAWLEERL; encoded by the coding sequence GTGCCCGAACGTTCGCAGCCCGCCCCTGATCCGGCGGCGCCTCAGGTCACGCCGCACGTGCCGCTGGGCTGGGAGTCCGACACGCTGCTGGGCGGTTCTTTCGAGCAGGCGAAGCTGGGGCCCGCGACGCTGGTCCGTCTGCGGCCGGAGGTGGGCGCGTTGCCGCCGCATGCCGTGGTCGTGCACGTGCACGGCTACAACGACTATTTCTTCCAGGAGCATCTGGCGCGTGCCTTCGCGCGTGCCGGGTACGCGTTCCATGCCGTGGATCTGCGCGCGGCGGGTCGTTCGCTGCGGGCGGGGCAGGTGCCGCACTACGTCGGGGACCTGCGTGAGCAGGCCGCTGACATCGACGAGGCCGCGCGGGCCGCGCGGGAGCTGCACCCGGGTCTCCCGCTGGTGGTGCACGCCCACTCGACCGGTGGGCTCACGGCGGCCCTGTGGGCGCACGCGCGCCGGGGCACCCTCCCGGACGGTTCGTACCGGGGTCCGGATCTGCTGGTGCTGAACAGTCCGTTCCTCGACCTGCCGGGCTCCCTGTTCGAGCGCACGGTGGGCACGTGGATCCTGCGGATCGCCGCGCCCGCGAGCCCGCACCGGGTGGTCGTCGAGGGCCGGAGCGAGTACGCCACGCATCTGCTGGCCGCGAACGGCGGCCGGTGGGAGTTCGACACCCGTCTCAAGCGACCCGAGGGGCAGCCGGCCCTGGCGTTGTGGATGCGTGCCGTGCGGCGCGTGCAGATGCAGGTGGCGCGGGGCCTGCGGATCTCCGTGCCGGTCCTGGTGGCGCGTTCGGACTCGTCCGGGCCCGATCGCGCGGACAACCCGCTGCTGGACGCGCAGGACACCGTGCTCGACGTCGACCAGATCGCGCGGCGTGCCCGCCGGCTGGGTGAGGACGTCACGCAGTTGGTCGTTCCCGGGGCGGTGCACGACCTGTCCCTGTCCGCGGAGGGGCCGCGGACCGAGTATCTCGGGAAGCTGTTCGCGTGGCTGGAGGAGCGGCTGTGA